In Chryseobacterium gotjawalense, the following are encoded in one genomic region:
- a CDS encoding YciE/YciF ferroxidase family protein, with amino-acid sequence MPNLHHPLQSAKKDELAYSRSLLETFFTHSLQEMYFAETAIAEEFGLIKHKIVSLKLREILKTHYEIHLKHKMRLEKVFQLRNEPVKSKTSPTFNALLSEGKNHLSIFSADIVNWEIALILFSQKLAHYKTASYSGLAHLAINLNYYKAATLLAISVQEEEEYISNNLDDIINTFLASHVEGFKN; translated from the coding sequence ATGCCAAATTTACACCACCCTCTTCAATCAGCGAAAAAAGATGAACTTGCCTATTCCAGATCTCTGTTGGAAACCTTTTTTACTCATTCTTTACAGGAAATGTATTTTGCAGAAACTGCGATAGCAGAAGAATTCGGTCTTATAAAGCATAAAATTGTCTCTTTAAAGTTAAGGGAAATTCTTAAAACCCATTATGAAATTCACCTGAAACATAAGATGCGGCTCGAAAAAGTTTTCCAACTGAGAAATGAACCTGTAAAAAGTAAGACTTCTCCAACCTTTAATGCTTTACTTTCTGAAGGAAAAAATCATCTTTCCATTTTTTCAGCTGATATCGTCAACTGGGAAATTGCGCTTATTCTTTTTTCGCAAAAACTTGCTCATTATAAAACTGCTTCTTATAGTGGTTTGGCTCATTTAGCCATCAATCTGAACTATTATAAAGCGGCCACTTTACTGGCAATCAGTGTCCAGGAGGAAGAAGAGTATATTTCCAACAACTTAGATGACATCATCAATACTTTTCTGGCGTCTCATGTGGAGGGCTTCAAAAATTAA
- the cdd gene encoding cytidine deaminase produces MEKQFKINFEAIESYDHLDAMEKTLFDKAMQIRDLAYAPYSDFTVGCAILLENGEIITGSNQENAAYPSGLCAERTTIFYTGANFPEVKIKKLFVIGAPRKATSSIPIPPCGACRQSILEYEAKQKDEIEIYFASLGGEIYKTKSIRELLPFSFDASYL; encoded by the coding sequence ATGGAAAAACAATTTAAAATTAATTTCGAAGCCATCGAAAGTTACGACCACCTCGATGCGATGGAGAAAACGCTCTTTGATAAAGCAATGCAAATCCGCGATTTAGCGTACGCACCCTATTCTGATTTCACCGTTGGTTGTGCCATTTTGCTGGAGAACGGCGAAATTATAACCGGAAGCAACCAGGAAAATGCGGCTTATCCTTCGGGACTGTGCGCAGAAAGAACAACAATTTTTTATACCGGAGCTAATTTTCCGGAAGTGAAAATTAAAAAACTCTTTGTAATCGGTGCACCGAGAAAAGCAACTTCTTCTATTCCAATTCCGCCGTGTGGCGCTTGCAGACAGTCGATTCTGGAATATGAAGCGAAACAGAAGGACGAAATAGAAATCTATTTTGCTTCACTTGGTGGCGAAATTTACAAAACCAAGTCGATTCGGGAATTGTTACCGTTTTCTTTCGACGCTTCTTACCTTTAA
- a CDS encoding Ppx/GppA phosphatase family protein yields MRIAAIDIGSNAARLLINEVTEPKKGKPQFTKLNLLRIPLRLGMDVFTNGEIGPEREQMVIDSMTVFSNLMKIYKVEHFRACATSAMRDAKNGKEIIRQVKKSSGIDIEIITGDEEAALVFENHVADALDKNNAYLYIDVGGGSTELMFYENGKMEYEKSINIGTIRLLNGLVKDDLWKELKEEIRKNINSKKQIVAIGSGGNINKIFSMSKTKDGKPMSTAFLKKYYKEMNGLSVTERMSKFNLREDRADVLVPALQIFNNVMSWSDIDKIFVPKISVADGLIHSIYEELRQK; encoded by the coding sequence ATGAGAATAGCAGCGATAGATATCGGAAGTAATGCAGCCAGACTGTTGATTAATGAAGTAACGGAACCCAAAAAAGGGAAACCGCAATTTACCAAACTCAATCTTCTCCGGATTCCACTGCGTTTGGGAATGGATGTTTTTACCAACGGTGAAATTGGTCCGGAAAGAGAACAGATGGTGATTGATTCCATGACTGTTTTCAGTAATTTGATGAAAATTTATAAAGTCGAGCATTTCCGTGCTTGCGCGACCAGTGCGATGCGCGATGCAAAAAACGGGAAAGAAATCATCAGACAGGTTAAAAAATCTAGCGGGATTGATATCGAAATTATTACCGGCGATGAGGAAGCTGCTTTGGTTTTCGAAAATCACGTGGCAGACGCGCTCGATAAAAACAATGCCTATCTTTATATCGATGTTGGCGGTGGTTCTACAGAACTCATGTTTTATGAAAACGGCAAGATGGAGTATGAAAAATCCATTAACATCGGTACCATCCGGTTGCTGAATGGTTTGGTAAAAGACGACTTGTGGAAGGAGTTAAAAGAGGAAATCCGCAAAAACATCAACAGTAAAAAACAGATTGTTGCCATTGGTTCCGGCGGGAACATCAATAAAATTTTCTCGATGAGCAAAACAAAAGACGGTAAACCGATGTCAACTGCTTTTCTGAAAAAATATTACAAAGAAATGAACGGTCTTTCGGTAACCGAAAGAATGAGCAAATTCAATCTCCGCGAAGACCGGGCCGATGTTTTGGTTCCGGCGTTGCAGATTTTCAATAATGTGATGTCCTGGAGTGATATCGATAAAATATTTGTTCCGAAAATTTCTGTTGCCGACGGTTTGATTCACAGTATTTATGAAGAGTTACGACAGAAATAG
- a CDS encoding metallophosphoesterase family protein, which yields MKILLLSDSHSYIDDRILDYAKSADEIWHCGDFGNMEVIEKLEKIKPLRGVYGNIDGTEIRKIFPEVLRFKCEDVEVLMIHIGGYPGKYTPLAKKEIEEKTPKLFISGHSHILKAMYDQKNKLLHLNPGAMGKVGWHQMRTMMRFEINGDQIENLEVIELGKK from the coding sequence ATGAAAATACTCCTCCTCTCCGACTCTCATTCTTATATCGATGACCGAATTTTAGATTACGCCAAAAGCGCAGACGAAATCTGGCATTGCGGAGATTTCGGAAATATGGAAGTCATTGAGAAACTGGAAAAAATAAAACCTTTACGCGGCGTTTACGGCAACATTGACGGAACAGAAATCAGGAAAATATTCCCCGAAGTTTTAAGATTCAAATGCGAAGATGTAGAAGTTCTGATGATTCACATTGGTGGTTATCCCGGCAAATACACGCCTCTGGCCAAAAAAGAAATTGAAGAAAAAACGCCGAAACTCTTTATCTCCGGACATTCTCATATTCTGAAAGCAATGTATGATCAGAAAAACAAACTCCTTCACCTGAATCCTGGTGCGATGGGAAAAGTCGGTTGGCATCAGATGCGCACCATGATGCGTTTTGAAATCAACGGCGATCAAATCGAAAATCTGGAAGTGATTGAACTGGGGAAAAAGTAG
- the truA gene encoding tRNA pseudouridine(38-40) synthase TruA: MRYFIEFSYSGKNYFGYQIQPDQISVQEVLEKALSTILREPIKTTGAGRTDTGVHAKKIFAHFDTEKNIGDNLAYQLNSFLPQDIAVKRIFAVENDFHARFDATFRTYEYYISLEKNPFTQDSSWQIWKRDLDMSRMNEACKILFEYEDFTSFSKLHTENKTNNCKIYKAFWEQNGSELKFTVSADRFLRNMVRAIVGTMVEIGNGKLAPQDLHRIIKDKNRNSAGTSAPAQGLFLVDVGYDF, from the coding sequence ATGAGGTATTTTATAGAGTTTTCGTATTCGGGTAAAAATTATTTTGGCTATCAGATTCAGCCGGACCAAATTTCTGTTCAGGAAGTTTTGGAAAAAGCCTTATCTACCATTCTTCGTGAGCCTATTAAAACGACCGGTGCGGGGCGTACCGATACCGGCGTGCATGCGAAGAAAATATTTGCGCATTTCGATACTGAAAAAAATATCGGTGATAATCTGGCTTATCAGCTGAACAGTTTTTTGCCGCAAGATATAGCGGTGAAAAGAATATTTGCGGTAGAAAATGATTTCCACGCCCGGTTCGATGCGACTTTTCGAACGTATGAATATTATATTTCTCTAGAGAAAAATCCCTTTACGCAGGATTCTTCGTGGCAAATCTGGAAACGGGATTTGGACATGAGCCGGATGAATGAAGCCTGCAAAATTCTGTTTGAGTACGAAGATTTCACGAGTTTTTCTAAATTACACACCGAAAATAAAACCAATAACTGCAAAATTTATAAGGCTTTTTGGGAGCAGAATGGTTCTGAACTGAAATTCACCGTTTCTGCGGACCGCTTTTTACGGAATATGGTTCGGGCAATTGTGGGCACTATGGTTGAAATCGGAAACGGAAAATTGGCACCGCAGGATCTGCATAGAATTATAAAAGATAAAAACCGAAATTCTGCGGGAACATCGGCACCGGCGCAAGGTTTGTTTTTGGTGGATGTGGGCTATGATTTTTAA
- a CDS encoding ABC transporter ATP-binding protein, translated as MKKQSTWDIIKRLFVIGMKFRFWFILTLIISIVLSVISTYRPYLTMQIVDTDIIQLRDEGLMMKHIYILVALVFGETVLNFFLVYFSNFISQNVIRDIRERLYHKLIYFRTSFFDKTAIGQLVTRAVGDVETIATVYTDGFLMVFGDILRIVFVLIMMFQVDVHLSYISLAILPLMVLITRFFQKRLKKAFGDERTWTSNQNSFVQERLSGMSIVQVFNRQQAEFKKFDDINIILKSALLKTVFIFSLFFPVVELISSLFIGFILFYGGFITIKAGAVIAFIQYISMLIRPLRQIADRFNNIQRGIVGAERVLGVMDEDFAMPNHGTIAKSHFEGKIEFKNVHFSYDEKQEVLKGISFKVNPGETVAIVGATGAGKSTIISLITRLYDINSGKILLDDVELKEYELYNLRSHIGVVLQDVFLFHGSIFENLAFGDETVTLEKIKSIAKDIEVDDFIESLPGGYDYVVRERGSSISLGQRQLLSFLRAYLSDPKILILDEATSSIDHESEKLIQRATEKITKNRTSIIIAHRLSTIENADKIIVMEHGKIVEEGKHAELLERNGYYATLHRSQLKVEAKTL; from the coding sequence ATGAAGAAGCAATCGACCTGGGATATTATTAAACGACTGTTTGTAATCGGAATGAAATTTCGTTTCTGGTTTATTTTGACGCTGATTATTTCCATCGTTCTGTCGGTCATTTCGACCTATCGACCGTATTTGACGATGCAGATTGTAGATACAGACATCATTCAGCTTCGCGATGAGGGGTTGATGATGAAACATATTTACATTTTGGTGGCGCTGGTTTTTGGTGAAACGGTTTTGAATTTCTTCCTGGTTTATTTTTCCAACTTTATTTCTCAAAACGTAATTCGCGATATCCGTGAAAGACTGTATCATAAACTGATTTACTTCCGGACTTCTTTCTTTGATAAAACCGCGATCGGGCAGTTGGTAACAAGAGCAGTTGGCGATGTAGAAACGATTGCCACGGTTTACACCGATGGATTCCTGATGGTTTTCGGTGACATTCTGCGCATTGTTTTCGTGCTGATTATGATGTTTCAGGTGGATGTTCATTTAAGTTATATTTCTTTGGCGATTCTTCCGCTGATGGTTTTGATTACGAGATTTTTTCAGAAAAGATTAAAGAAGGCCTTTGGCGATGAAAGAACCTGGACGTCTAACCAGAATTCATTTGTACAGGAAAGACTTTCGGGAATGTCGATTGTACAGGTTTTCAACAGACAGCAGGCAGAATTCAAAAAATTCGATGATATCAATATTATCTTGAAGTCGGCTTTGCTGAAAACGGTTTTTATTTTTTCGCTGTTTTTTCCCGTTGTCGAATTAATCTCTTCCTTATTTATAGGATTCATCCTTTTCTACGGCGGATTTATTACCATTAAAGCAGGAGCGGTAATCGCTTTTATTCAATATATTTCGATGTTGATCCGTCCGCTGCGGCAAATTGCGGATCGTTTTAATAATATACAAAGAGGAATTGTTGGTGCAGAAAGAGTTCTTGGGGTCATGGACGAAGATTTCGCGATGCCGAATCACGGTACAATTGCTAAATCTCATTTTGAAGGAAAAATAGAATTTAAGAATGTTCACTTTTCTTATGACGAAAAACAGGAGGTTTTAAAGGGTATCAGTTTTAAAGTAAATCCGGGTGAAACCGTTGCTATTGTTGGCGCGACCGGTGCCGGAAAATCTACGATTATCAGTTTGATTACAAGATTATATGATATTAATTCCGGTAAAATTTTATTGGATGATGTTGAGTTAAAAGAATATGAACTTTATAACCTGAGAAGTCATATCGGCGTTGTTTTGCAGGATGTCTTTTTATTCCACGGAAGTATTTTTGAGAATCTTGCTTTCGGTGACGAGACCGTTACTTTAGAAAAGATAAAAAGTATTGCGAAAGATATTGAAGTTGATGATTTTATTGAAAGTCTTCCAGGTGGTTACGATTACGTTGTCCGCGAAAGAGGTTCTTCGATTTCTTTGGGGCAAAGGCAGTTATTATCATTTTTAAGGGCTTATCTTTCAGATCCGAAGATTTTAATTCTTGATGAAGCAACATCTTCCATCGATCACGAAAGCGAAAAATTAATCCAGCGTGCTACTGAAAAAATTACCAAAAACCGAACGTCAATTATTATTGCACACCGGCTTTCCACGATTGAAAATGCAGATAAAATAATTGTGATGGAACACGGGAAAATTGTCGAGGAAGGTAAGCATGCCGAACTTTTAGAAAGAAACGGTTATTACGCTACTTTACATAGATCACAATTAAAAGTTGAAGCGAAAACATTGTAA
- a CDS encoding aldehyde dehydrogenase family protein, with protein MNIENKLKISQKAFNTWKTVPFKDKQQLLKTLAKLLDDNAEKFGKIITKEMNKPITQSIAEVKKCASMVRYYAAAENILKPEKIKTEFRVSKIHYIPKGVILGVMPWNFPFWQVIRFAVPAILAGNTVVLKHASICFGSGNEIEKIFLEAGFPKGVFQNLEIGHAEVKMVLENPIVRGVSLTGSEKAGGEVASIAGKNIKKSLLELGGSDAFIILDDADFKAAANSGAKSRLMNCGQACNAAKRFIIQKNIEKEFLPIFVKEYQKFVAGNPLKKKTNMAGMARPDLADELEQQYNKALANGAEIILPLVRLSANEFIPGLIKVKSGNPILQEELFGPLGMVMIAKDDQQAVNLANEIPFGLSDSVWTKDKKRQQFYIDNLESGTVSINKGTSSDPRLPFGGTKSSGYGTELSLVALKEFVNVRTVVGN; from the coding sequence ATGAACATCGAAAATAAATTAAAAATCTCCCAAAAAGCTTTTAACACGTGGAAAACTGTTCCATTTAAAGATAAGCAACAACTGCTCAAAACTTTAGCAAAACTTCTGGACGATAATGCTGAGAAATTCGGAAAAATCATCACTAAGGAAATGAACAAGCCGATCACGCAGTCCATCGCAGAAGTTAAAAAGTGCGCTTCGATGGTTAGGTATTATGCCGCCGCGGAAAACATCCTTAAACCGGAAAAGATAAAAACAGAATTCAGAGTTTCGAAAATCCATTATATCCCTAAGGGCGTTATTTTGGGAGTAATGCCGTGGAATTTTCCCTTTTGGCAGGTTATCCGTTTTGCAGTTCCTGCGATTTTGGCAGGAAATACGGTAGTATTAAAACATGCTTCCATTTGCTTCGGAAGTGGAAATGAAATCGAAAAGATTTTCTTGGAAGCCGGCTTTCCGAAAGGAGTTTTCCAGAATTTAGAAATTGGACATGCAGAGGTGAAAATGGTATTGGAAAATCCAATTGTTAGAGGTGTAAGTTTAACCGGCAGCGAAAAAGCCGGTGGAGAAGTCGCTTCAATTGCCGGAAAAAACATTAAAAAATCATTGCTGGAATTGGGTGGAAGTGATGCTTTCATCATTTTGGATGATGCAGATTTTAAAGCCGCCGCAAACAGTGGTGCAAAATCAAGATTGATGAATTGCGGACAAGCCTGTAATGCTGCGAAGAGATTTATCATCCAGAAAAATATTGAAAAGGAATTCCTTCCAATCTTTGTTAAAGAATATCAGAAGTTCGTCGCTGGTAATCCTTTAAAAAAGAAAACCAATATGGCGGGAATGGCGCGTCCGGACTTGGCTGATGAGTTGGAACAGCAATATAATAAAGCACTTGCAAACGGTGCCGAAATTATTTTGCCGCTCGTAAGACTTTCAGCAAATGAATTTATACCGGGACTAATTAAAGTAAAATCTGGAAATCCCATTTTGCAGGAAGAACTTTTCGGACCACTCGGAATGGTGATGATTGCTAAAGATGACCAACAAGCCGTGAACTTGGCGAATGAAATCCCGTTTGGATTATCTGATTCGGTTTGGACTAAAGATAAAAAAAGACAGCAATTCTATATCGACAATTTGGAATCTGGAACGGTAAGCATTAATAAAGGAACCAGTTCAGATCCGAGACTGCCATTTGGCGGCACGAAATCTTCCGGTTATGGAACAGAACTGTCATTGGTTGCGCTGAAGGAATTTGTAAATGTAAGAACTGTAGTTGGAAATTAA
- the gcvH gene encoding glycine cleavage system protein GcvH has product MNLPVELKYTKDHEWVKIEGNTATIGITDFAQGELGDIVFVDVDSVDDELSAGDVFGSVEAVKTVSDLFLPLKGTVSAFNTDLEDQPELLNTDPYGNGWIIKLEIAEDADHSELLSAEEYQASLG; this is encoded by the coding sequence ATGAATTTACCAGTTGAATTAAAGTACACCAAAGATCACGAGTGGGTGAAGATTGAAGGAAACACCGCAACCATAGGAATTACAGATTTTGCACAAGGCGAACTGGGTGATATCGTTTTTGTAGATGTTGATTCCGTAGACGATGAACTTTCTGCAGGAGATGTTTTCGGAAGTGTGGAAGCCGTGAAAACAGTTTCAGATTTATTCTTACCGTTGAAAGGGACTGTTTCAGCATTCAATACAGACCTGGAAGATCAGCCGGAACTTCTAAATACCGATCCTTACGGAAACGGATGGATTATTAAATTAGAAATAGCAGAGGACGCTGATCATTCAGAACTCCTTTCTGCAGAAGAATACCAAGCATCACTTGGATAA
- a CDS encoding VanZ family protein yields MPIYWAFLTYMLLKPGVENVEYPFMFEGIDKVLHLSIFTFLGFSFIAAFPKIKFGYFIQIMIIYGLLTEILQDEMGLGRSLEGLDLVADIIGVLIGYFIFKKLQRTII; encoded by the coding sequence TTGCCCATTTACTGGGCATTTCTTACTTATATGCTCCTGAAACCCGGTGTAGAAAATGTCGAATATCCTTTTATGTTTGAGGGTATAGATAAGGTTCTACATTTAAGTATTTTCACGTTCCTGGGGTTTTCTTTCATCGCAGCGTTTCCGAAAATCAAGTTTGGTTATTTTATTCAGATTATGATTATCTATGGTTTGCTCACCGAAATTCTTCAGGACGAAATGGGTTTAGGCCGCTCCCTGGAAGGTCTGGATTTAGTAGCAGACATTATTGGAGTCCTTATCGGATACTTTATCTTTAAAAAATTACAGCGTACTATTATATAG
- a CDS encoding Mrp/NBP35 family ATP-binding protein, which produces MLTKDKVQAFLKEIEVDDLVQNFQVMGNDVYIDMTAHSPAMHEKKKLEAAMKQAFASEFGEEIILKLKIASPEPSEIQQSQIKGKQIKGIQNIIAIASGKGGVGKSTVAANIAVTLAQMGFKVGILDADIYGPSVPTMFDTEGAKPISVEIDGKNLMKPVENYGVKMLSIGYFSGANQAVVWRGPMASKALNQMIRDAAWGELDFLLIDLPPGTGDIHLSIIQEVPVTGAVIVSTPQHVALADVRKGIAMFQMESINIPVLGLIENMAYFTPEELPDNKYYIFGNQGAQYLAEDLGIPVLGEIPLIQSIREAGDVGRPAALQEGSLISGIYKKTTQNMIESLVERNKNLPATEAVKITTMAGCSPKK; this is translated from the coding sequence ATGTTGACAAAAGATAAAGTTCAGGCGTTTCTGAAAGAAATAGAAGTAGATGATTTGGTTCAGAATTTCCAGGTTATGGGGAATGATGTATATATCGATATGACAGCGCATTCACCTGCAATGCACGAAAAGAAAAAATTAGAAGCTGCCATGAAACAGGCCTTTGCTTCTGAATTTGGAGAAGAAATCATTTTGAAATTAAAAATCGCTTCTCCGGAACCGTCCGAAATTCAACAAAGTCAGATCAAAGGAAAGCAGATTAAAGGCATTCAAAATATTATCGCAATTGCTTCCGGTAAAGGTGGTGTTGGGAAATCTACGGTTGCAGCAAACATCGCGGTAACTTTAGCACAAATGGGTTTCAAAGTTGGGATCTTAGATGCCGATATTTACGGACCATCTGTTCCGACGATGTTTGATACGGAAGGCGCAAAACCAATCTCGGTAGAAATTGACGGTAAAAATTTAATGAAACCCGTTGAAAATTACGGCGTCAAAATGTTGTCTATTGGCTATTTCTCAGGAGCTAACCAAGCCGTAGTTTGGCGTGGGCCAATGGCCTCTAAAGCTTTGAATCAAATGATTCGTGATGCAGCTTGGGGAGAATTAGATTTCCTTTTAATCGATTTGCCTCCGGGAACAGGCGATATTCACTTGTCTATTATCCAGGAAGTGCCGGTAACAGGAGCGGTTATCGTAAGTACACCACAACATGTTGCGCTTGCCGACGTGAGAAAAGGAATCGCAATGTTCCAAATGGAAAGCATTAATATTCCGGTTTTAGGTTTAATCGAAAATATGGCGTATTTTACCCCCGAAGAATTACCAGATAATAAATATTATATTTTCGGAAATCAAGGAGCACAATATTTAGCAGAAGATTTAGGAATTCCTGTGTTAGGAGAAATTCCTTTAATTCAAAGTATCCGTGAAGCGGGTGATGTTGGCAGACCTGCTGCTTTGCAGGAAGGCTCGCTGATTTCTGGAATTTATAAGAAGACCACTCAGAATATGATTGAAAGTCTGGTCGAAAGAAATAAAAACCTTCCCGCGACGGAAGCAGTAAAAATCACAACCATGGCAGGTTGTTCTCCTAAAAAATAG
- a CDS encoding NifU family protein has protein sequence MKHEETVTKVMDALESIRPFLNKDGGDIELIDVQGQTVLVKLHGNCNGCPMSFSTMKLGVETTVKQFAPEILEVLAIE, from the coding sequence ATGAAACACGAAGAAACAGTAACCAAAGTGATGGATGCCCTCGAAAGTATTCGTCCGTTTCTGAATAAAGATGGCGGAGATATCGAACTCATCGATGTACAGGGACAAACCGTTTTGGTGAAGCTTCATGGGAACTGTAACGGTTGCCCAATGAGTTTTTCTACCATGAAGTTGGGCGTGGAGACCACTGTAAAACAATTTGCTCCGGAAATTCTGGAAGTGTTGGCAATAGAGTAA
- a CDS encoding BadF/BadG/BcrA/BcrD ATPase family protein has translation MIAIIDGGSTKCDWVILDNAGKPHLKTTTLGFNPNIINPDFIGQEIDRNQDLFFVKNHIEKVFFYGSGCGTPANVKKVESEFAKAFPQAEVRIKEDLTAAAYAAYNGKPAIVCILGTGSNSCFFDGEKIRVDLPSLGFLIGDEGSGSALGKHLLRRFFMKKLPADLEREFNKTYHLTIEEAIRMMYHNPRANAYLGEFNKFIADHKSHPYFQNMVFDEMKNFLDYQVLPYPESGEIEINFIGYIAYIYEDILRAAAAELNLTIGKVVQKPIESLVGYHKKYILNLH, from the coding sequence ATGATTGCCATAATAGACGGCGGTTCTACCAAATGTGATTGGGTGATCCTCGATAACGCAGGGAAACCTCATTTGAAAACAACAACTTTGGGCTTTAATCCCAATATTATAAATCCCGATTTTATCGGCCAGGAAATCGATAGAAACCAAGACTTGTTCTTTGTAAAAAATCACATCGAGAAAGTGTTTTTTTATGGGTCAGGTTGTGGAACTCCCGCCAATGTTAAGAAGGTGGAAAGTGAGTTTGCAAAAGCTTTTCCGCAGGCAGAGGTTCGGATTAAAGAAGATTTAACTGCGGCTGCTTATGCCGCCTACAATGGTAAGCCAGCAATCGTTTGCATTTTGGGAACCGGTTCTAATTCCTGCTTCTTCGATGGCGAAAAAATTAGGGTAGATTTGCCTTCCCTCGGATTTTTAATTGGTGATGAAGGAAGCGGAAGTGCTTTAGGAAAACATTTGCTGCGTCGTTTTTTTATGAAAAAACTGCCGGCGGATTTAGAGCGCGAGTTTAATAAAACTTATCATCTGACGATTGAAGAGGCCATCAGAATGATGTACCATAATCCTCGGGCAAATGCGTACCTGGGAGAATTTAATAAATTTATTGCTGACCATAAAAGCCATCCTTATTTTCAAAATATGGTTTTCGATGAAATGAAAAATTTTCTCGATTACCAGGTTTTGCCTTATCCGGAATCGGGAGAAATCGAAATAAATTTCATTGGCTATATCGCTTATATTTATGAAGATATTCTGCGCGCCGCCGCTGCCGAACTTAATTTAACCATCGGAAAAGTGGTTCAGAAACCGATAGAAAGCCTGGTCGGTTATCATAAGAAATACATCTTAAACCTCCACTGA